The Candidatus Rokuibacteriota bacterium genome segment CTGGTGCTATCCGTGATCGGGATCCCCTGGACCTGGAGGATAATATCCCCACCCACCGTCAGCGTCTTGCCGTCGATCGTGGCCTTCATGGTCCCCGCTCTGAGCCCGATCAGCGCGGCTGGTGAACGCTCCGCCACCCGCTGGACGAGCAGCCCCACCGGCTGGGGGAGGTTAAACACCTTGGCGAGATCTCCTGAGAGCACGTAGCCGTCAAGTCCAGTCCAGAACGATCTCTGCTCCAACAAAAGCCGCCGCGCCATGTTGGAAGTGACGACAAACCCCAGTCCCTCGAACCCCCCCGACTTCGAGATGATGTGGCTGACGATCCCGATCACCTCACCCGCCATGCTGAACATCGGCCCCCCGGAGTTCCCCTGGTTGATCGCGGCGTCCGTCTGGAAGAATTCCGCGAGCGCCATGCCGCTGTAGACGGTGTTGGGCCTGTGGCGGGCGCTGATGTGGCCCACTGTCAGCGTGTGGCTGATCCCGTACGGCGCGCCTACGATGAAGATCTGGTCGCCCACCTCGACCTTGTCGGAATCACCCAGCTTTGCCAGCCGCGCCCGGGCCGGCACGGGCTCAAGTTGGAGGAGCGACACGTCGGCCTCCGGTTCAGAAGCGATGACCTGTGCCCCGACGACCTCCCCGCTCAGGAAGTGCACGCTTATCTCGTCCGCGGTATGGACAATGTGGGCCGCGGTCATCACCTTC includes the following:
- a CDS encoding trypsin-like peptidase domain-containing protein codes for the protein MLAWLSVPAEAQTLGQVFKQVSPSVVVIRTKEKDVAARVQGQPTSVAGMGSGVLISQDGKVMTAAHIVHTADEISVHFLSGEVVGAQVIASEPEADVSLLQLEPVPARARLAKLGDSDKVEVGDQIFIVGAPYGISHTLTVGHISARHRPNTVYSGMALAEFFQTDAAINQGNSGGPMFSMAGEVIGIVSHIISKSGGFEGLGFVVTSNMARRLLLEQRSFWTGLDGYVLSGDLAKVFNLPQPVGLLVQRVAERSPAALIGLRAGTMKATIDGKTLTVGGDIILQVQGIPITDSTSYEKIQERLSRHHPGVQITITVLREGRQLELTGRLP